A part of Spodoptera frugiperda isolate SF20-4 chromosome 25, AGI-APGP_CSIRO_Sfru_2.0, whole genome shotgun sequence genomic DNA contains:
- the LOC118261739 gene encoding uncharacterized protein LOC118261739 isoform X2 produces the protein MSRNIVFEGWLTKSPPNRRIWRTVSSTLAWHFAFVDRRWRRRWFALRQSGELPGQYFLDYYADRNCRRLKGTIDLDLCEQVDAGLHMERHGQAPFNPSIRGSVFTIQTQRRTYHLEADCEAEMEKWVDAICRVCGLRATLDVPAGASRHNNVIDPSSVHTTNMSDNSECPDGTGPYIPISECITGVRAQDEQRHFTFEERNIIVNTRGDGHQYTSHPQIRVNAELSENDSNLSEDDDGSLHASHQNLHWSVTKTFTKLSLAPKKNGPEEGPPVPPRPPKTFAGRSRDTLTKDPFQGPKIQEPTEVVQEPPQHSHQRLRVPRRMSQGAPSSPRSLLNARCPEEEEDFSPSQSALQYCNLPSLPPAVDRALKPRHSSVSIGQYNAFMAQEDGLLNEVHCYETIKPYRPSIRRSNFLVGLKKLFVSFWSLFSFRPRAPRLPDPLPKPPSTIESIVLPDDPPPSGTTTLGDTRRYFKRSVRLGRLSSKVDALEIPPANFLEIKVPSRSVGIITIPTNLLSNIVVVPRETGTLRIGNVDDIKQDALQYLDLDLHPAKPAQTTEKTEPRKRAEIAHGRSMTTVDTDAYKTVDFLKTEAFNITRQDAEASRSFQY, from the exons atgtcaagaaatatagtttttgagGGGTGGTTAACAAAGTCTCCACCAAACAGGCGTATTTGGCGAACGGTGAGCTCAACTTTAGCTTGGCATTTTGCTTTTGTTGACAGA AGATGGCGCAGACGCTGGTTTGCCTTGCGGCAGTCTGGCGAGCTCCCTGGCCAGTATTTTTTAGATTACTATGCGGATCGGAACTGCCGTCGACTCAAGGGCACAATCGATCTGGACCTTTGTGAACAA GTTGATGCTGGTCTTCATATGGAACGGCACGGACAGGCTCCGTTCAACCCTAGTATCCGAGGATCTGTCTTCACAATACAAACTCAGCGAAGAACATATCACTTAGAAGCTGATTGTGAAGCAGAGATGGAGAAGTGGGTGGATGCCATTTGCCGAGTCTGTGGTCTTCGTGCTACACTTGATGTTCCCGCTGGTGCTTCCAGACATAATAATGTCATTG ATCCTAGCAGCGTCCACACCACCAACATGAGCGACAATAGCGAGTGCCCCGACGGCACGGGCCCCTACATCCCCATCTCCGAGTGTATCACGGGCGTTCGTGCTCAG GATGAACAACGTCACTTTACATTTGAGGAGCGGAACATAATAGTTAACACCCGAGGCGACGGTCACCAGTACACCAGTCACCCTCAAATCAGGGTGAATGCTGAGCTCTCCGAGAACGACAGCAATCTGAGTGAAGACGATGACGGCTCCTTGCATGCCAGTCATCAGAATTTAC ACTGGTCTGTGACGAAAACGTTTACAAAATTGTCCTTAGCACCGAAAAAGAATGGGCCTGAGGAAG GACCACCCGTTCCACCACGACCACCAAAGACCTTTGCTGGCAGAAGCCGGGATACCCTAACCAAGGACCCCTTCCAGGGCCCGAAAATACAGGAACCCACCGAGGTAGTGCAGGAACCG CCGCAGCACAGTCACCAGCGGCTGCGGGTACCGCGCCGCATGTCTCAGGGCGCCCCGTCCTCCCCGCGTTCTCTGCTGAACGCCCGCTGCCCTGAAGAGGAGGAAGATTTCTCCCCTTCGCAGTCT GCTTTACAGTACTGCAATCTCCCAAGCCTACCACCGGCAGTAGACCGAGCGCTGAAGCCGCGCCACTCAAGCGTTAGTATAGGACAATATAACGCCTTCATGGCCCAG GAAGATGGACTTCTTAACGAAGTACATTGTTACGAAACTATAAAACCATACAGACCCTCAATACGTCGATCCAATTTTCTAGTTGGACTTAAAAAACTATTCGTATCATTTTGGAGTTTATTTAGCTTTCGACCAAGAGCTCCAAGACTGCCAGACCCCTTACCCAAACCGCCGAGTACTATTGAGTCAATCGTACTTCCCGATGACCCGCCACCATCCGGCACAACGACATTAGGAGACACGAGACGGTATTTCAAACGCAGCGTCAGATTAGGCAGACTGTCAAGTAAAGTGGACGCGCTAGAGATACCGCCGGCAAATTTCCTTGAAATTAAAGTACCATCTCGCAGCGTTGGGATCATAACAATACCAACAAATCTTTTATCGAACATAGTGGTTGTACCACGTGAAACG GGCACTTTGAGAATCGGTAATGTAGATGATATCAAGCAAGACGCCTTACAATACTTGGACCTGGACCTCCACCCTGCGAAACCGGCACAAACAAcg GAGAAAACGGAGCCACGCAAACGGGCCGAGATTGCACACGGACGCTCAATGACCACGGTGGATACGGACGCCTACAAAACCGTAGACTTTTTGAAGACTGAAGCATTCAACATCACCCGCCAGGACGCCGAGGCTTCGAGAAGCTTCCAATACTAG
- the LOC118261739 gene encoding uncharacterized protein LOC118261739 isoform X11, with protein sequence MSDNSECPDGTGPYIPISECITGVRAQDEQRHFTFEERNIIVNTRGDGHQYTSHPQIRVNAELSENDSNLSEDDDGSLHASHQNLPDWSVTKTFTKLSLAPKKNGPEEGPPVPPRPPKTFAGRSRDTLTKDPFQGPKIQEPTEVVQEPPQHSHQRLRVPRRMSQGAPSSPRSLLNARCPEEEEDFSPSQSALQYCNLPSLPPAVDRALKPRHSSVSIGQYNAFMAQEDGLLNEVHCYETIKPYRPSIRRSNFLVGLKKLFVSFWSLFSFRPRAPRLPDPLPKPPSTIESIVLPDDPPPSGTTTLGDTRRYFKRSVRLGRLSSKVDALEIPPANFLEIKVPSRSVGIITIPTNLLSNIVVVPRETGTLRIGNVDDIKQDALQYLDLDLHPAKPAQTTEKTEPRKRAEIAHGRSMTTVDTDAYKTVDFLKTEAFNITRQDAEASRSFQY encoded by the exons ATGAGCGACAATAGCGAGTGCCCCGACGGCACGGGCCCCTACATCCCCATCTCCGAGTGTATCACGGGCGTTCGTGCTCAG GATGAACAACGTCACTTTACATTTGAGGAGCGGAACATAATAGTTAACACCCGAGGCGACGGTCACCAGTACACCAGTCACCCTCAAATCAGGGTGAATGCTGAGCTCTCCGAGAACGACAGCAATCTGAGTGAAGACGATGACGGCTCCTTGCATGCCAGTCATCAGAATTTAC caGACTGGTCTGTGACGAAAACGTTTACAAAATTGTCCTTAGCACCGAAAAAGAATGGGCCTGAGGAAG GACCACCCGTTCCACCACGACCACCAAAGACCTTTGCTGGCAGAAGCCGGGATACCCTAACCAAGGACCCCTTCCAGGGCCCGAAAATACAGGAACCCACCGAGGTAGTGCAGGAACCG CCGCAGCACAGTCACCAGCGGCTGCGGGTACCGCGCCGCATGTCTCAGGGCGCCCCGTCCTCCCCGCGTTCTCTGCTGAACGCCCGCTGCCCTGAAGAGGAGGAAGATTTCTCCCCTTCGCAGTCT GCTTTACAGTACTGCAATCTCCCAAGCCTACCACCGGCAGTAGACCGAGCGCTGAAGCCGCGCCACTCAAGCGTTAGTATAGGACAATATAACGCCTTCATGGCCCAG GAAGATGGACTTCTTAACGAAGTACATTGTTACGAAACTATAAAACCATACAGACCCTCAATACGTCGATCCAATTTTCTAGTTGGACTTAAAAAACTATTCGTATCATTTTGGAGTTTATTTAGCTTTCGACCAAGAGCTCCAAGACTGCCAGACCCCTTACCCAAACCGCCGAGTACTATTGAGTCAATCGTACTTCCCGATGACCCGCCACCATCCGGCACAACGACATTAGGAGACACGAGACGGTATTTCAAACGCAGCGTCAGATTAGGCAGACTGTCAAGTAAAGTGGACGCGCTAGAGATACCGCCGGCAAATTTCCTTGAAATTAAAGTACCATCTCGCAGCGTTGGGATCATAACAATACCAACAAATCTTTTATCGAACATAGTGGTTGTACCACGTGAAACG GGCACTTTGAGAATCGGTAATGTAGATGATATCAAGCAAGACGCCTTACAATACTTGGACCTGGACCTCCACCCTGCGAAACCGGCACAAACAAcg GAGAAAACGGAGCCACGCAAACGGGCCGAGATTGCACACGGACGCTCAATGACCACGGTGGATACGGACGCCTACAAAACCGTAGACTTTTTGAAGACTGAAGCATTCAACATCACCCGCCAGGACGCCGAGGCTTCGAGAAGCTTCCAATACTAG
- the LOC118261739 gene encoding uncharacterized protein LOC118261739 isoform X10 — protein sequence MSRNIVFEGWLTKSPPNRRIWRTVSSTLAWHFAFVDRRWRRRWFALRQSGELPGQYFLDYYADRNCRRLKGTIDLDLCEQVDAGLHMERHGQAPFNPSIRGSVFTIQTQRRTYHLEADCEAEMEKWVDAICRVCGLRATLDVPAGASRHNNVIDPSSVHTTNMSDNSECPDGTGPYIPISECITGVRAQDEQRHFTFEERNIIVNTRGDGHQYTSHPQIRVNAELSENDSNLSEDDDGSLHASHQNLHWSVTKTFTKLSLAPKKNGPEEGPPVPPRPPKTFAGRSRDTLTKDPFQGPKIQEPTEVVQEPPQHSHQRLRVPRRMSQGAPSSPRSLLNARCPEEEEDFSPSQSALQYCNLPSLPPAVDRALKPRHSSVSIGQYNAFMAQGTLRIGNVDDIKQDALQYLDLDLHPAKPAQTTEKTEPRKRAEIAHGRSMTTVDTDAYKTVDFLKTEAFNITRQDAEASRSFQY from the exons atgtcaagaaatatagtttttgagGGGTGGTTAACAAAGTCTCCACCAAACAGGCGTATTTGGCGAACGGTGAGCTCAACTTTAGCTTGGCATTTTGCTTTTGTTGACAGA AGATGGCGCAGACGCTGGTTTGCCTTGCGGCAGTCTGGCGAGCTCCCTGGCCAGTATTTTTTAGATTACTATGCGGATCGGAACTGCCGTCGACTCAAGGGCACAATCGATCTGGACCTTTGTGAACAA GTTGATGCTGGTCTTCATATGGAACGGCACGGACAGGCTCCGTTCAACCCTAGTATCCGAGGATCTGTCTTCACAATACAAACTCAGCGAAGAACATATCACTTAGAAGCTGATTGTGAAGCAGAGATGGAGAAGTGGGTGGATGCCATTTGCCGAGTCTGTGGTCTTCGTGCTACACTTGATGTTCCCGCTGGTGCTTCCAGACATAATAATGTCATTG ATCCTAGCAGCGTCCACACCACCAACATGAGCGACAATAGCGAGTGCCCCGACGGCACGGGCCCCTACATCCCCATCTCCGAGTGTATCACGGGCGTTCGTGCTCAG GATGAACAACGTCACTTTACATTTGAGGAGCGGAACATAATAGTTAACACCCGAGGCGACGGTCACCAGTACACCAGTCACCCTCAAATCAGGGTGAATGCTGAGCTCTCCGAGAACGACAGCAATCTGAGTGAAGACGATGACGGCTCCTTGCATGCCAGTCATCAGAATTTAC ACTGGTCTGTGACGAAAACGTTTACAAAATTGTCCTTAGCACCGAAAAAGAATGGGCCTGAGGAAG GACCACCCGTTCCACCACGACCACCAAAGACCTTTGCTGGCAGAAGCCGGGATACCCTAACCAAGGACCCCTTCCAGGGCCCGAAAATACAGGAACCCACCGAGGTAGTGCAGGAACCG CCGCAGCACAGTCACCAGCGGCTGCGGGTACCGCGCCGCATGTCTCAGGGCGCCCCGTCCTCCCCGCGTTCTCTGCTGAACGCCCGCTGCCCTGAAGAGGAGGAAGATTTCTCCCCTTCGCAGTCT GCTTTACAGTACTGCAATCTCCCAAGCCTACCACCGGCAGTAGACCGAGCGCTGAAGCCGCGCCACTCAAGCGTTAGTATAGGACAATATAACGCCTTCATGGCCCAG GGCACTTTGAGAATCGGTAATGTAGATGATATCAAGCAAGACGCCTTACAATACTTGGACCTGGACCTCCACCCTGCGAAACCGGCACAAACAAcg GAGAAAACGGAGCCACGCAAACGGGCCGAGATTGCACACGGACGCTCAATGACCACGGTGGATACGGACGCCTACAAAACCGTAGACTTTTTGAAGACTGAAGCATTCAACATCACCCGCCAGGACGCCGAGGCTTCGAGAAGCTTCCAATACTAG
- the LOC118261739 gene encoding uncharacterized protein LOC118261739 isoform X7: protein MPFAESVVFVLHLMFPLVLPDIIMSLTTCFLKGTTSQVVKEDPSSVHTTNMSDNSECPDGTGPYIPISECITGVRAQDEQRHFTFEERNIIVNTRGDGHQYTSHPQIRVNAELSENDSNLSEDDDGSLHASHQNLPDWSVTKTFTKLSLAPKKNGPEEGPPVPPRPPKTFAGRSRDTLTKDPFQGPKIQEPTEVVQEPPQHSHQRLRVPRRMSQGAPSSPRSLLNARCPEEEEDFSPSQSALQYCNLPSLPPAVDRALKPRHSSVSIGQYNAFMAQEDGLLNEVHCYETIKPYRPSIRRSNFLVGLKKLFVSFWSLFSFRPRAPRLPDPLPKPPSTIESIVLPDDPPPSGTTTLGDTRRYFKRSVRLGRLSSKVDALEIPPANFLEIKVPSRSVGIITIPTNLLSNIVVVPRETGTLRIGNVDDIKQDALQYLDLDLHPAKPAQTTEKTEPRKRAEIAHGRSMTTVDTDAYKTVDFLKTEAFNITRQDAEASRSFQY from the exons ATGCCATTTGCCGAGTCTGTGGTCTTCGTGCTACACTTGATGTTCCCGCTGGTGCTTCCAGACATAATAATGTCATTG ACCACATGTTTTCTGAAAGGAACGACAAGTCAGGTCGTAAAAGAAG ATCCTAGCAGCGTCCACACCACCAACATGAGCGACAATAGCGAGTGCCCCGACGGCACGGGCCCCTACATCCCCATCTCCGAGTGTATCACGGGCGTTCGTGCTCAG GATGAACAACGTCACTTTACATTTGAGGAGCGGAACATAATAGTTAACACCCGAGGCGACGGTCACCAGTACACCAGTCACCCTCAAATCAGGGTGAATGCTGAGCTCTCCGAGAACGACAGCAATCTGAGTGAAGACGATGACGGCTCCTTGCATGCCAGTCATCAGAATTTAC caGACTGGTCTGTGACGAAAACGTTTACAAAATTGTCCTTAGCACCGAAAAAGAATGGGCCTGAGGAAG GACCACCCGTTCCACCACGACCACCAAAGACCTTTGCTGGCAGAAGCCGGGATACCCTAACCAAGGACCCCTTCCAGGGCCCGAAAATACAGGAACCCACCGAGGTAGTGCAGGAACCG CCGCAGCACAGTCACCAGCGGCTGCGGGTACCGCGCCGCATGTCTCAGGGCGCCCCGTCCTCCCCGCGTTCTCTGCTGAACGCCCGCTGCCCTGAAGAGGAGGAAGATTTCTCCCCTTCGCAGTCT GCTTTACAGTACTGCAATCTCCCAAGCCTACCACCGGCAGTAGACCGAGCGCTGAAGCCGCGCCACTCAAGCGTTAGTATAGGACAATATAACGCCTTCATGGCCCAG GAAGATGGACTTCTTAACGAAGTACATTGTTACGAAACTATAAAACCATACAGACCCTCAATACGTCGATCCAATTTTCTAGTTGGACTTAAAAAACTATTCGTATCATTTTGGAGTTTATTTAGCTTTCGACCAAGAGCTCCAAGACTGCCAGACCCCTTACCCAAACCGCCGAGTACTATTGAGTCAATCGTACTTCCCGATGACCCGCCACCATCCGGCACAACGACATTAGGAGACACGAGACGGTATTTCAAACGCAGCGTCAGATTAGGCAGACTGTCAAGTAAAGTGGACGCGCTAGAGATACCGCCGGCAAATTTCCTTGAAATTAAAGTACCATCTCGCAGCGTTGGGATCATAACAATACCAACAAATCTTTTATCGAACATAGTGGTTGTACCACGTGAAACG GGCACTTTGAGAATCGGTAATGTAGATGATATCAAGCAAGACGCCTTACAATACTTGGACCTGGACCTCCACCCTGCGAAACCGGCACAAACAAcg GAGAAAACGGAGCCACGCAAACGGGCCGAGATTGCACACGGACGCTCAATGACCACGGTGGATACGGACGCCTACAAAACCGTAGACTTTTTGAAGACTGAAGCATTCAACATCACCCGCCAGGACGCCGAGGCTTCGAGAAGCTTCCAATACTAG
- the LOC118261739 gene encoding uncharacterized protein LOC118261739 isoform X9 has translation MSRNIVFEGWLTKSPPNRRIWRTVSSTLAWHFAFVDRRWRRRWFALRQSGELPGQYFLDYYADRNCRRLKGTIDLDLCEQVDAGLHMERHGQAPFNPSIRGSVFTIQTQRRTYHLEADCEAEMEKWVDAICRVCGLRATLDVPAGASRHNNVIDPSSVHTTNMSDNSECPDGTGPYIPISECITGVRAQDEQRHFTFEERNIIVNTRGDGHQYTSHPQIRVNAELSENDSNLSEDDDGSLHASHQNLPDWSVTKTFTKLSLAPKKNGPEEGPPVPPRPPKTFAGRSRDTLTKDPFQGPKIQEPTEVVQEPPQHSHQRLRVPRRMSQGAPSSPRSLLNARCPEEEEDFSPSQSALQYCNLPSLPPAVDRALKPRHSSVSIGQYNAFMAQGTLRIGNVDDIKQDALQYLDLDLHPAKPAQTTEKTEPRKRAEIAHGRSMTTVDTDAYKTVDFLKTEAFNITRQDAEASRSFQY, from the exons atgtcaagaaatatagtttttgagGGGTGGTTAACAAAGTCTCCACCAAACAGGCGTATTTGGCGAACGGTGAGCTCAACTTTAGCTTGGCATTTTGCTTTTGTTGACAGA AGATGGCGCAGACGCTGGTTTGCCTTGCGGCAGTCTGGCGAGCTCCCTGGCCAGTATTTTTTAGATTACTATGCGGATCGGAACTGCCGTCGACTCAAGGGCACAATCGATCTGGACCTTTGTGAACAA GTTGATGCTGGTCTTCATATGGAACGGCACGGACAGGCTCCGTTCAACCCTAGTATCCGAGGATCTGTCTTCACAATACAAACTCAGCGAAGAACATATCACTTAGAAGCTGATTGTGAAGCAGAGATGGAGAAGTGGGTGGATGCCATTTGCCGAGTCTGTGGTCTTCGTGCTACACTTGATGTTCCCGCTGGTGCTTCCAGACATAATAATGTCATTG ATCCTAGCAGCGTCCACACCACCAACATGAGCGACAATAGCGAGTGCCCCGACGGCACGGGCCCCTACATCCCCATCTCCGAGTGTATCACGGGCGTTCGTGCTCAG GATGAACAACGTCACTTTACATTTGAGGAGCGGAACATAATAGTTAACACCCGAGGCGACGGTCACCAGTACACCAGTCACCCTCAAATCAGGGTGAATGCTGAGCTCTCCGAGAACGACAGCAATCTGAGTGAAGACGATGACGGCTCCTTGCATGCCAGTCATCAGAATTTAC caGACTGGTCTGTGACGAAAACGTTTACAAAATTGTCCTTAGCACCGAAAAAGAATGGGCCTGAGGAAG GACCACCCGTTCCACCACGACCACCAAAGACCTTTGCTGGCAGAAGCCGGGATACCCTAACCAAGGACCCCTTCCAGGGCCCGAAAATACAGGAACCCACCGAGGTAGTGCAGGAACCG CCGCAGCACAGTCACCAGCGGCTGCGGGTACCGCGCCGCATGTCTCAGGGCGCCCCGTCCTCCCCGCGTTCTCTGCTGAACGCCCGCTGCCCTGAAGAGGAGGAAGATTTCTCCCCTTCGCAGTCT GCTTTACAGTACTGCAATCTCCCAAGCCTACCACCGGCAGTAGACCGAGCGCTGAAGCCGCGCCACTCAAGCGTTAGTATAGGACAATATAACGCCTTCATGGCCCAG GGCACTTTGAGAATCGGTAATGTAGATGATATCAAGCAAGACGCCTTACAATACTTGGACCTGGACCTCCACCCTGCGAAACCGGCACAAACAAcg GAGAAAACGGAGCCACGCAAACGGGCCGAGATTGCACACGGACGCTCAATGACCACGGTGGATACGGACGCCTACAAAACCGTAGACTTTTTGAAGACTGAAGCATTCAACATCACCCGCCAGGACGCCGAGGCTTCGAGAAGCTTCCAATACTAG
- the LOC118261739 gene encoding uncharacterized protein LOC118261739 isoform X6, with the protein MERHGQAPFNPSIRGSVFTIQTQRRTYHLEADCEAEMEKWVDAICRVCGLRATLDVPAGASRHNNVIDPSSVHTTNMSDNSECPDGTGPYIPISECITGVRAQDEQRHFTFEERNIIVNTRGDGHQYTSHPQIRVNAELSENDSNLSEDDDGSLHASHQNLPDWSVTKTFTKLSLAPKKNGPEEGPPVPPRPPKTFAGRSRDTLTKDPFQGPKIQEPTEVVQEPPQHSHQRLRVPRRMSQGAPSSPRSLLNARCPEEEEDFSPSQSALQYCNLPSLPPAVDRALKPRHSSVSIGQYNAFMAQEDGLLNEVHCYETIKPYRPSIRRSNFLVGLKKLFVSFWSLFSFRPRAPRLPDPLPKPPSTIESIVLPDDPPPSGTTTLGDTRRYFKRSVRLGRLSSKVDALEIPPANFLEIKVPSRSVGIITIPTNLLSNIVVVPRETGTLRIGNVDDIKQDALQYLDLDLHPAKPAQTTEKTEPRKRAEIAHGRSMTTVDTDAYKTVDFLKTEAFNITRQDAEASRSFQY; encoded by the exons ATGGAACGGCACGGACAGGCTCCGTTCAACCCTAGTATCCGAGGATCTGTCTTCACAATACAAACTCAGCGAAGAACATATCACTTAGAAGCTGATTGTGAAGCAGAGATGGAGAAGTGGGTGGATGCCATTTGCCGAGTCTGTGGTCTTCGTGCTACACTTGATGTTCCCGCTGGTGCTTCCAGACATAATAATGTCATTG ATCCTAGCAGCGTCCACACCACCAACATGAGCGACAATAGCGAGTGCCCCGACGGCACGGGCCCCTACATCCCCATCTCCGAGTGTATCACGGGCGTTCGTGCTCAG GATGAACAACGTCACTTTACATTTGAGGAGCGGAACATAATAGTTAACACCCGAGGCGACGGTCACCAGTACACCAGTCACCCTCAAATCAGGGTGAATGCTGAGCTCTCCGAGAACGACAGCAATCTGAGTGAAGACGATGACGGCTCCTTGCATGCCAGTCATCAGAATTTAC caGACTGGTCTGTGACGAAAACGTTTACAAAATTGTCCTTAGCACCGAAAAAGAATGGGCCTGAGGAAG GACCACCCGTTCCACCACGACCACCAAAGACCTTTGCTGGCAGAAGCCGGGATACCCTAACCAAGGACCCCTTCCAGGGCCCGAAAATACAGGAACCCACCGAGGTAGTGCAGGAACCG CCGCAGCACAGTCACCAGCGGCTGCGGGTACCGCGCCGCATGTCTCAGGGCGCCCCGTCCTCCCCGCGTTCTCTGCTGAACGCCCGCTGCCCTGAAGAGGAGGAAGATTTCTCCCCTTCGCAGTCT GCTTTACAGTACTGCAATCTCCCAAGCCTACCACCGGCAGTAGACCGAGCGCTGAAGCCGCGCCACTCAAGCGTTAGTATAGGACAATATAACGCCTTCATGGCCCAG GAAGATGGACTTCTTAACGAAGTACATTGTTACGAAACTATAAAACCATACAGACCCTCAATACGTCGATCCAATTTTCTAGTTGGACTTAAAAAACTATTCGTATCATTTTGGAGTTTATTTAGCTTTCGACCAAGAGCTCCAAGACTGCCAGACCCCTTACCCAAACCGCCGAGTACTATTGAGTCAATCGTACTTCCCGATGACCCGCCACCATCCGGCACAACGACATTAGGAGACACGAGACGGTATTTCAAACGCAGCGTCAGATTAGGCAGACTGTCAAGTAAAGTGGACGCGCTAGAGATACCGCCGGCAAATTTCCTTGAAATTAAAGTACCATCTCGCAGCGTTGGGATCATAACAATACCAACAAATCTTTTATCGAACATAGTGGTTGTACCACGTGAAACG GGCACTTTGAGAATCGGTAATGTAGATGATATCAAGCAAGACGCCTTACAATACTTGGACCTGGACCTCCACCCTGCGAAACCGGCACAAACAAcg GAGAAAACGGAGCCACGCAAACGGGCCGAGATTGCACACGGACGCTCAATGACCACGGTGGATACGGACGCCTACAAAACCGTAGACTTTTTGAAGACTGAAGCATTCAACATCACCCGCCAGGACGCCGAGGCTTCGAGAAGCTTCCAATACTAG